In the Muricauda sp. MAR_2010_75 genome, one interval contains:
- a CDS encoding recombinase family protein encodes MNLEVFDQFARREKGRIIGKNNTAVIYTRVSSKEQFDKNASLSTQLKYCQEYALRKELEVLEYFGGTYESAKSDERREFQRMLKYVKRRKNIGYIIVYSYDRFSRTGANGAYISEQLKKQGVAVISATQEIDVTTSAGTFQENLYHMFSHFDNQVRRDKSITGMREKLRRGHWTGAYPFGYTNTNPGKGKVPNFVITEEGKLLKQAFLWKANANMSHVEIAKRLKEKGLDIHAKKLTDLFRNPFYCGLIVNSLIPGEVIQGKHEALISKEIFLKIHNLLHEGDTPKKYSYDDENLPLKQFVRSSVCGTPYTGFIVKKKGLYYYKNRRKGSRESRSAKKLHEEFINVLSRYTIADKKYIEPLTDIIHDTLLANNQEALNDQKRLTKELTQIGEQINTLERRFVLLNEITKSQYDLFMPELKVKQRELEMKLENSGINSSNLKKSVKMALDYACNLPNLWKLGDLETKRAIQYMVFPDGIVYDFKNKVVQTFRVNEIFGAISSFSGNLKEIKNGNFHSICEKSRLVTQGGFEPPTLRAEI; translated from the coding sequence ATGAACTTAGAGGTATTTGATCAATTTGCCAGAAGGGAAAAGGGAAGGATCATAGGAAAGAACAATACGGCTGTTATCTACACCCGTGTTTCCAGTAAAGAGCAATTTGACAAAAATGCCAGTCTCAGCACCCAACTTAAATATTGCCAGGAGTATGCACTTCGAAAGGAATTGGAAGTTCTGGAATATTTCGGAGGAACCTATGAATCCGCAAAGAGCGATGAACGTAGGGAATTTCAAAGGATGTTGAAATATGTCAAAAGGAGAAAGAACATTGGCTATATCATTGTCTATTCCTACGATAGGTTTTCACGTACGGGAGCGAACGGAGCCTATATCAGCGAACAGTTAAAAAAGCAGGGAGTGGCCGTTATTTCGGCCACCCAGGAAATCGATGTAACCACGAGTGCTGGGACCTTTCAAGAAAACCTATACCATATGTTCTCCCACTTCGACAATCAAGTCCGTAGGGACAAATCCATTACGGGAATGCGGGAGAAGCTGCGAAGGGGGCATTGGACGGGAGCCTACCCATTTGGATATACCAATACAAATCCTGGGAAAGGAAAGGTCCCGAATTTCGTAATTACCGAAGAAGGAAAATTGTTGAAGCAAGCTTTTTTATGGAAGGCCAATGCAAATATGTCCCATGTCGAGATTGCAAAACGGCTCAAAGAAAAGGGCCTGGACATACATGCAAAAAAATTGACCGATCTTTTTAGAAATCCATTCTATTGTGGACTTATTGTCAATAGCCTAATTCCTGGAGAAGTGATTCAAGGAAAACACGAGGCCCTGATATCGAAAGAAATCTTTTTAAAGATCCATAATCTACTTCACGAGGGAGATACACCCAAGAAATATTCGTACGACGATGAAAATCTGCCATTAAAACAGTTTGTCAGATCTTCGGTTTGTGGGACACCTTATACTGGGTTTATCGTGAAGAAAAAGGGGCTATATTATTACAAGAACAGGCGTAAGGGAAGCAGGGAAAGCAGAAGTGCAAAAAAGCTCCATGAAGAGTTTATAAATGTTTTGAGCAGGTATACCATAGCGGATAAAAAGTATATCGAACCTTTGACCGATATCATACACGATACCTTGTTGGCTAACAATCAAGAAGCACTTAACGACCAAAAACGATTGACCAAAGAACTCACTCAAATCGGAGAGCAGATAAATACGTTGGAAAGAAGATTCGTTTTGCTTAACGAAATCACAAAGTCCCAATATGATCTTTTTATGCCTGAACTAAAAGTCAAACAAAGGGAGTTGGAGATGAAATTGGAGAATAGCGGGATAAATAGTTCAAACCTCAAAAAATCAGTAAAAATGGCACTGGATTATGCTTGTAACTTACCGAATTTATGGAAGTTAGGGGATTTGGAAACAAAAAGGGCCATACAATATATGGTGTTCCCCGACGGGATTGTGTATGACTTCAAAAACAAAGTAGTTCAAACTTTTCGGGTCAACGAAATTTTTGGCGCAATCAGTTCGTTTTCAGGTAATTTGAAGGAAATAAAAAACGGGAATTTCCACTCAATTTGTGAAAAATCCCGTTTAGTGACCCAGGGAGGATTCGAACCCCCAACCCTCAGAGCCGAAATCTGA
- a CDS encoding relaxase/mobilization nuclease domain-containing protein → MIGKITIGKDFYGVLAYNEKKVSKGVGHVIDSNIGQSTAVNMTQEFNLIRQLRPGLGNTVLHVSLNLPYSDQLDDKEFASLGCDYLMKMGFDNNQFIMYRHTDTEHEHIHIVANRVRYSGRITNDSNIKRRSREVLNDLERNYGLTQISKKAGAKKSLDHKEIEKTLRTGDLPIKLILQERIGLAISRATDTTEFVKLLQELSISPRFNISKTTGRVSGISFNYQGIVYKGSTLGKNFSWNSIVKQIDYEQTRDRSVILSANGKERGTDKIGEGNDDGTVKVEPRNNGTGKSTENSAQQSKSYVGEIKGNGVVEPLLEEAEWNPFKLELKDDINKKKSKRTKKKKGLNR, encoded by the coding sequence ATGATAGGTAAGATAACCATAGGAAAGGATTTTTACGGTGTTCTTGCCTACAATGAAAAAAAGGTAAGCAAAGGTGTAGGGCATGTGATCGATTCCAATATCGGACAATCCACAGCGGTGAATATGACACAGGAATTCAATTTGATCAGGCAATTGCGTCCGGGGCTTGGGAATACGGTACTTCATGTTTCCTTGAACCTGCCGTACTCTGACCAATTGGACGATAAAGAATTTGCTTCATTGGGATGCGACTATCTGATGAAAATGGGTTTCGATAACAACCAGTTCATTATGTACCGCCATACCGACACAGAACACGAACATATCCATATAGTGGCCAATAGGGTAAGGTATTCGGGTAGGATAACAAATGATAGTAACATTAAAAGAAGAAGCCGGGAAGTGCTCAATGATCTGGAAAGGAATTATGGACTGACCCAGATTTCAAAAAAAGCCGGTGCAAAAAAATCACTTGACCATAAGGAAATAGAGAAAACCCTGAGAACAGGCGATTTACCTATCAAACTTATTTTACAGGAGCGGATTGGTTTGGCAATTTCAAGGGCAACGGATACAACTGAATTTGTCAAATTACTGCAAGAGCTAAGTATATCGCCAAGATTCAACATTAGCAAAACCACAGGAAGGGTTTCGGGCATTTCATTCAACTATCAGGGCATAGTATATAAAGGCAGTACCCTTGGTAAAAATTTTTCATGGAACAGTATCGTAAAACAAATCGATTATGAGCAAACAAGAGACCGTTCAGTTATACTGTCGGCTAATGGAAAAGAACGAGGAACTGATAAAATTGGCGAAGGAAACGATGATGGAACAGTCAAGGTTGAACCGAGAAATAATGGGACTGGAAAAAGCACTGAAAATTCTGCTCAACAATCAAAAAGTTATGTGGGAGAAATTAAAGGAAATGGAGTAGTCGAGCCTTTATTGGAAGAAGCTGAGTGGAATCCTTTCAAACTAGAACTCAAAGATGACATTAATAAGAAAAAGTCCAAAAGAACAAAGAAAAAGAAAGGGTTGAACCGGTAG
- a CDS encoding plasmid mobilization protein: protein MARPKKDISKQRTIVIAFRVSQSEYLIIGNNAKTIGLSTAEYIRRKCTGKSLPKKKVDPLDRKLFVELSRMGNNLNQLARVSNSGIRDPFSIHIQLEEVKMLLKQLKSNISNNDR, encoded by the coding sequence ATGGCAAGACCTAAAAAGGACATATCAAAACAAAGGACGATTGTCATCGCCTTCAGAGTTTCACAAAGCGAATACTTGATCATTGGCAACAATGCGAAGACAATTGGATTGTCCACAGCCGAATATATCCGAAGAAAATGTACAGGAAAATCCCTGCCAAAGAAAAAGGTAGATCCGTTGGACCGGAAACTGTTTGTCGAGCTGAGTCGGATGGGAAACAACCTGAACCAACTCGCTAGGGTCTCGAACTCAGGTATCCGTGACCCTTTCAGCATTCATATACAATTGGAGGAGGTAAAAATGCTATTGAAACAGCTCAAATCAAATATCTCGAACAATGATAGGTAA
- a CDS encoding DUF6922 domain-containing protein, which translates to MKKSHNIASSKGKNLKGYFPGPVFWDVDPSVLDVEKDKIFIIERVLSRNMGDPQYFELLERLYPISDIVRCAKRSEQIRGNSSIRAVAERYGIRLDHMKNYNPSFG; encoded by the coding sequence ATGAAAAAGTCGCACAACATAGCATCATCCAAAGGAAAGAACCTAAAGGGTTATTTTCCCGGACCTGTATTTTGGGATGTCGACCCCAGCGTGCTTGATGTGGAAAAGGACAAGATATTTATCATTGAAAGGGTACTGTCCCGCAACATGGGGGACCCACAATATTTTGAGCTTCTCGAAAGACTGTATCCGATAAGTGACATTGTCCGGTGTGCGAAGAGGAGCGAACAGATCCGGGGGAACAGCAGTATCAGGGCCGTGGCCGAACGTTATGGCATCAGACTGGACCATATGAAGAACTACAACCCCTCATTTGGATAA
- a CDS encoding nucleotidyl transferase AbiEii/AbiGii toxin family protein: MFKGLQPWRRTNLAIRHNHRASTDLDLFSQGVVGVERLKEISAYFRSNFKDGLLGLLEENFGDDQMAFLRVNVQRNGVPIKIDIIQNIPLLHPVEILDNIRLIHELDIGALKLVSAANRGTQKDFGDLLLLCGLYSLERLHTELMKRESMFIGKEYGTIFNVEGFPSGLAGDLSALGNFNRATDRKSESNRLILTENSLIPGSWPELGQRWTGMVEAYTKLKGLRFSPPSRKRRWKNKGIGL; encoded by the coding sequence TTGTTTAAGGGACTTCAACCTTGGAGGAGGACCAACCTCGCTATCCGGCACAATCATAGGGCTTCTACGGACCTCGATCTCTTTTCCCAAGGTGTGGTCGGGGTCGAAAGATTGAAGGAAATAAGTGCTTATTTCAGATCAAACTTCAAAGACGGGCTTTTGGGCCTCTTGGAGGAAAACTTCGGGGATGACCAAATGGCCTTTCTCAGGGTGAACGTACAAAGGAACGGTGTCCCGATCAAAATAGACATCATCCAAAATATCCCGTTGCTCCATCCCGTTGAAATATTAGACAACATCAGGTTGATCCATGAACTCGACATTGGGGCCTTGAAGTTGGTCTCGGCCGCCAATCGTGGGACGCAAAAGGATTTTGGGGATCTTTTGCTGCTCTGCGGGCTGTATTCCCTTGAAAGACTGCATACCGAGCTTATGAAAAGGGAAAGTATGTTCATCGGCAAAGAGTATGGCACCATCTTCAACGTTGAGGGATTTCCCAGCGGTCTGGCCGGTGACCTGTCCGCCTTGGGCAATTTCAATAGGGCAACGGACCGAAAAAGTGAAAGCAACCGCCTTATCCTGACGGAAAATTCCCTGATTCCCGGTTCTTGGCCCGAACTTGGCCAAAGATGGACAGGGATGGTCGAGGCATATACAAAATTGAAAGGTCTGCGTTTTTCCCCTCCTTCCAGAAAGAGAAGATGGAAAAACAAAGGGATCGGGCTGTGA